From Rutidosis leptorrhynchoides isolate AG116_Rl617_1_P2 chromosome 3, CSIRO_AGI_Rlap_v1, whole genome shotgun sequence, a single genomic window includes:
- the LOC139902258 gene encoding uncharacterized mitochondrial protein AtMg00810-like, which yields MMFMFLSQFMHAPTGSHLKLAFRVLKYLKGCPGKGICINKGMNNFALTTYVDSNWGKNLLARKSIIGFCIYLGDTLISWKSKKQSTISRSSAEAEYRAMAATTCELVWILKVLNESKAENLVPIKLFCDNSPAIQISANPV from the coding sequence ATGATGTTCATGTTTTTAAGTCAATTTATGCATGCTCCTACTGGATCTCATTTGAAATTAGCATTTAGAGTGTTGAAATATCTTAAAGGCTGTCCAGGTAAAGGCATTTGTATCAACAAAGGTATGAATAACTTTGCTCTTACTACTTATGTAGATTCAAACTGGGGTAAGAATTTATTGGCTAGAAAGTCAATTATTGGTTTTTGCATTTATCTAGGAGATACATTAATCTCTTGGAAAAGCAAAAAGCAGTCCACTATCTCTAGATCCTCTGCAGAAGCAGAGTATAGAGCAATGGCTGCTACAACATGTGAATTGGTTTGgattttaaaagttttaaatgAATCAAAAGCTGAAAACTTAGTTCCTATAAAACTTTTCTGTGACAACTcacctgcaatacaaatatctgcCAATCCTGTTTAA